In Haloimpatiens massiliensis, the following are encoded in one genomic region:
- the addA gene encoding helicase-exonuclease AddAB subunit AddA, with translation MAGVKWTKEQQEAIYTRNCNLLVAAAAGSGKTAVLVQRIINIITDLNNPVDIDKLLVVTFTNAAASEMRERIAAAIIDKLEEEPNSAKLQRQLTLLPKASITTLHSFCLDIIRNNFHIIGLNPDFKISDATENILLKQETLEELFEKKYESEENEEFLNLVQIYCSNRDDRNLQDMVLDLYNFSTSFPWQEKWLKEASEKFNVDNINLQTVEGIKTYLKYISEEIKAFKQKLYACIEIIEGEETLEPYKGNINDDLDIVNNLIKVSETSWDRFVEEIKKIDFKSLKRCKKGVDKDKQEIVKKLREEVKKGINSIKDEVSPFSYEDIKEDFKCLYPVIYSLCTLVMEFSEEFSKKKRERGLIDFNDFEHMCLKILTKTEGEKVVPSEIAMELRNSYGEILVDEYQDTNTIQEAIINIVGRKEEPNIFMVGDIKQSIYRFRQAKPEIFLGKYNSYSQEEGSLYRKVLLYKNFRSRKEVIEGINFIFKQIMSESVGELEYDDEEKLNLGADYKEEESDFKVGGPVELHLIENKDNDVSIENGLEESIEEDNPSNIQIEARMVANRINELINNKDEKFMVFNKDSGQYKEVTYRDVVVLLRSTQKWAPVFMEEFKEKGIPVYADTGTGYFQTIEIKTMMSLLQVIDNPIQDIPMLALMNSPIGGFTQEELIEIKINSKEDSYYEKMMDIVKQQIESSEKSHTSATENILSDMYKHKSNKSKDKIIEVGGELSNKIEGFLTNMKMWRERSIHMPLDEFIWFLYKSTGYYGYVGAMPGGEQRQANLKMLFQRAKQYQNTSYKGLFNFINFINRLKESSGDMGSAKIIGENENVVRIMSIHKSKGLEFPVVIVAGMGKKFNMMDINKRLLIHQELGFGPDCIDLEKRIIYPSLMKGIIRKKIKLESLSEEMRVLYVALTRAKEKLIITGMVKDVEKSINKWNFSIDKESIKLSAYHRANADNYLDWIVPCVMRHEQGKQLLIKGDIKNIKILKDASKWRVKLWSRTELLNPEQMSMEDMFKTEEVNNQNIDMEDNIYKEVDKKLNYKYAYEESQEMPTVVTVTELKRKFQEVLEEEYDSGAYIPKLVKKPLFLLEKKGLTPAEKGTAMHAVMQRISFDRVEKYQDIEEQINTMIEKEFITEEEGRAVDINKIIEFFKSFIGKRMLKAEKVYREVPFHMDIKSTEIYKELPRDLYEGEKIMLQGIIDCYFEENGNIILLDYKTDYVENVEDIKERYKVQIEYYAKALQSVTGRRVSEKYLYLFYNNSIVTI, from the coding sequence ATGGCAGGAGTAAAGTGGACAAAAGAGCAGCAGGAAGCTATTTATACGAGAAACTGCAATCTTTTAGTTGCGGCTGCTGCAGGTTCTGGTAAAACGGCAGTATTAGTTCAAAGAATAATAAATATAATCACGGATTTAAATAATCCTGTGGACATAGATAAACTTTTAGTAGTAACTTTCACCAATGCTGCTGCATCAGAAATGAGAGAGAGAATAGCAGCAGCTATTATAGATAAATTAGAGGAAGAACCTAATTCTGCAAAACTGCAAAGACAGTTAACTCTTTTACCTAAGGCAAGTATAACAACCCTTCATTCTTTTTGTTTAGATATAATAAGAAATAATTTTCATATTATTGGTTTGAATCCAGATTTTAAAATAAGTGATGCCACAGAAAATATTCTTTTAAAACAAGAAACATTGGAAGAATTGTTTGAAAAAAAATATGAAAGTGAAGAAAATGAAGAATTTTTAAATCTTGTACAAATTTATTGTAGTAATCGAGACGATAGAAACCTACAGGATATGGTATTAGATTTGTATAATTTCTCCACATCATTTCCTTGGCAAGAAAAATGGTTAAAAGAAGCGTCAGAAAAGTTTAATGTAGATAATATAAATTTACAAACTGTAGAGGGCATTAAAACTTATTTAAAATATATATCAGAGGAAATAAAAGCATTTAAGCAAAAACTATATGCTTGTATAGAAATAATAGAAGGGGAAGAAACTCTAGAGCCTTATAAAGGGAATATTAATGATGATTTAGACATAGTAAATAATTTAATAAAAGTCTCCGAAACATCTTGGGATAGATTTGTGGAGGAAATAAAAAAAATAGATTTCAAGAGCTTAAAAAGATGCAAAAAAGGTGTAGATAAGGATAAACAGGAGATTGTTAAGAAGTTAAGAGAAGAAGTTAAAAAAGGCATTAATTCCATTAAAGATGAAGTATCGCCTTTTAGCTATGAAGATATAAAAGAAGATTTTAAATGCTTATATCCTGTGATATATAGTCTTTGCACACTGGTTATGGAGTTTTCAGAGGAATTTTCTAAAAAGAAAAGAGAAAGAGGGCTTATAGACTTCAATGACTTTGAACATATGTGTCTTAAGATATTAACTAAAACTGAAGGAGAAAAAGTAGTACCTTCTGAAATAGCAATGGAACTTAGAAATTCTTATGGAGAAATATTGGTAGATGAATATCAAGATACAAATACTATACAGGAAGCTATAATAAATATTGTAGGTAGAAAAGAAGAGCCTAATATTTTTATGGTAGGGGATATAAAGCAAAGTATTTATAGATTTAGACAGGCAAAGCCAGAAATATTTTTAGGTAAATACAACAGCTACTCACAAGAAGAAGGAAGTTTATATAGAAAGGTACTTTTATATAAGAACTTTAGAAGTAGAAAAGAAGTTATAGAAGGAATAAACTTTATATTTAAGCAAATAATGAGTGAGAGTGTTGGAGAGTTAGAATATGATGACGAAGAAAAGTTAAATTTAGGAGCAGATTATAAAGAAGAAGAGAGTGATTTTAAAGTAGGTGGTCCAGTAGAATTACACTTAATAGAAAACAAAGATAATGATGTTTCTATAGAAAATGGACTGGAAGAAAGCATAGAGGAGGATAATCCTTCAAACATACAAATAGAAGCTAGAATGGTTGCAAATAGAATTAATGAACTTATAAATAATAAAGATGAAAAATTTATGGTTTTTAATAAGGATAGTGGTCAATATAAAGAGGTAACCTATAGGGACGTAGTGGTGCTACTTAGAAGTACACAAAAGTGGGCTCCAGTATTTATGGAAGAGTTTAAAGAAAAAGGAATACCTGTGTATGCAGATACTGGGACGGGATATTTTCAAACAATAGAGATAAAAACCATGATGAGTTTGCTTCAAGTAATAGATAATCCAATACAGGATATACCTATGTTAGCTTTAATGAATTCTCCTATAGGCGGCTTTACTCAAGAGGAATTAATAGAAATAAAGATAAATAGTAAAGAAGACAGTTATTATGAAAAAATGATGGATATAGTTAAACAACAAATTGAATCAAGTGAGAAGTCACATACTTCAGCTACTGAAAATATTCTATCTGACATGTATAAACACAAAAGTAACAAGTCTAAGGATAAAATAATAGAAGTAGGGGGGGAACTATCAAATAAAATAGAAGGATTTTTAACCAATATGAAAATGTGGAGAGAAAGATCTATACACATGCCTTTAGATGAATTTATTTGGTTTTTATATAAAAGTACAGGATACTACGGATACGTAGGGGCTATGCCTGGTGGAGAACAAAGGCAAGCAAACTTAAAGATGTTGTTTCAACGAGCTAAGCAGTATCAAAATACTAGCTATAAAGGTTTATTTAATTTTATAAACTTTATAAATAGACTAAAAGAAAGCAGTGGCGATATGGGCAGTGCTAAAATCATAGGGGAAAATGAAAATGTAGTCAGAATAATGAGTATACACAAAAGTAAGGGATTGGAGTTCCCTGTGGTTATTGTAGCTGGTATGGGCAAAAAGTTTAATATGATGGATATTAATAAAAGATTACTAATTCATCAAGAATTGGGATTTGGACCGGATTGTATAGATTTAGAAAAAAGGATAATATATCCTTCTTTAATGAAAGGAATAATAAGAAAAAAGATAAAATTAGAAAGTCTTTCAGAAGAGATGAGAGTTTTATATGTAGCACTCACTAGGGCTAAAGAAAAACTTATAATAACGGGCATGGTGAAAGATGTGGAAAAATCTATAAATAAATGGAATTTCAGCATAGATAAGGAAAGTATAAAGTTATCTGCATACCATAGAGCTAATGCTGACAATTATTTAGATTGGATAGTTCCATGTGTAATGCGGCATGAACAGGGAAAACAGCTTTTAATAAAGGGAGATATAAAAAATATAAAAATTTTAAAAGATGCATCTAAATGGAGAGTAAAATTGTGGTCACGTACGGAATTGTTAAATCCAGAGCAAATGTCCATGGAAGATATGTTTAAAACAGAAGAGGTAAATAATCAGAATATAGATATGGAAGATAATATTTATAAAGAAGTAGATAAGAAACTAAACTATAAATATGCCTATGAAGAGTCTCAAGAAATGCCAACAGTGGTAACTGTTACTGAACTTAAGAGAAAGTTTCAGGAAGTTTTGGAAGAAGAGTATGACTCTGGTGCATATATTCCTAAATTAGTAAAAAAACCCTTATTTTTATTAGAAAAGAAAGGATTAACGCCAGCGGAAAAAGGTACTGCTATGCATGCAGTTATGCAGAGGATTTCCTTTGATAGAGTGGAAAAATATCAGGATATAGAAGAACAAATAAATACTATGATTGAAAAAGAATTTATTACAGAGGAAGAAGGAAGAGCTGTAGATATAAATAAAATAATAGAATTTTTCAAATCCTTCATAGGTAAAAGAATGTTAAAGGCTGAAAAGGTGTATAGGGAAGTGCCATTTCATATGGATATAAAAAGTACTGAAATTTACAAAGAATTACCTAGGGATTTGTATGAGGGAGAAAAAATAATGCTTCAGGGTATAATTGACTGTTACTTTGAAGAGAATGGAAATATAATACTCCTTGACTATAAGACAGATTATGTAGAGAATGTAGAAGATATAAAAGAAAGATATAAGGTGCAAATAGAATATTATGCTAAAGCTCTCCAAAGCGTAACAGGCAGAAGAGTGAGTGAAAAATATTTGTATTTGTTTTATAATAATAGCATAGTTACAATATAA
- the addB gene encoding helicase-exonuclease AddAB subunit AddB: MSLRFIYGRSGSGKSYFCTESIKNSLSKGVNNKIILLVPEQFSFQAEKNLIQKVGATGLLNVEVLSFKRLAHRVFSEVGGLIHKNMDDSGKCMLIYKIMMDTKDELKVFNTAAKQQGFATVIADLITEFKNYNVTPQALIETSNSIEEDQFLAKKIRDIGIIYDKFVKVINKGYIDPEDYLTILYNKIDYYEPIKNSEIWIDEFNYFTPQQYKIIEKFLKLAKRVNITLCMNTSKNKGMDGGIFNLTEKTEKKLIDIAMNNNISLDKPVELWKKPYPRFKDSKEISYLESNFFNYNCTPYKGHTKDIKILKSANLYSEVENVAKDIIKLCRDKGFRFKDIAVVSRDLAIYENTVKAIFSEYEIPNFIDRKKDIDDNPLIILIKASIEIFTKNWSYQSIFRYLKTGLLDIDEEDIFLLENYVLACGIKGKNKWTGDKKWENFISYNFEKEIEDEEKEKMLQRINEIRYKVAEPLLELWKNIHGRHKAVHICTSAFNFLCSIGVPEKIESWVDKFKEDGNQQLSREYSSIWNLVMELLDEVVEVVGEEEVTLEEFIDIITIGFSHNKMGLIPPALDQVLVSSIDRIKSHNIKALYIIGVNDGIFPKGNWEEGVFTDLDRITLRNSGIELASDTKTKALEEQFLIYSSLTIASDYLRISYPIADHEGKALRPSMIISRLKRVYSRIEEQWEEMDEAKVALENIYRKVPTFNKLITLMRRDNSLSTVDPVWKQVHLWYKNNRQWRETYKRVISGFEYDNQMKKLNSDSVQKLYGKNIRLSVSRLERYVECPFAYYIQYGLKAKERKIFKLSSPDIGTFMHKVIDDFSETVRKNQLHWGDLSKEWCEKNIDISIDKIINDTSGSILNSSARYRYLMERLKKVLLRAIWLIVTHMKQSGFQPLGYEMIFGEDGDFPPIEISLSNGEKVNLIGRIDRVDKLVGEEGVFYRIIDYKSGNKDFKLSDVYYGLQIQLITYLDAIIKAGNGENGIPSLPAGVLYFKLQDPIIKGNKNLTEEEIEKAIMKELKMKGLILKDTEIVKEMDRDIEGISLIIPAEIKKDGNLSSRSSTATKEQFEELREHVRNNLVKSCEQMLDGDIGIKPYRKKESVPCKYCIFSSICQFDDSIESNKYNSIKELKDHEVWEKLDEELGGKDSGEGDN, translated from the coding sequence ATTCCGGTAAATGTATGCTTATATATAAAATTATGATGGATACAAAAGATGAGTTAAAGGTTTTTAATACTGCCGCAAAGCAGCAGGGATTTGCTACAGTAATTGCAGATTTAATAACAGAGTTTAAAAATTATAATGTAACGCCACAAGCGCTTATAGAAACTTCAAACTCTATAGAGGAAGATCAGTTTTTAGCTAAAAAAATACGAGATATAGGAATCATATATGATAAATTTGTAAAAGTAATAAATAAAGGATATATTGATCCAGAGGATTATCTAACAATACTTTATAATAAAATAGATTATTATGAACCTATTAAAAACAGTGAAATATGGATAGATGAATTTAATTATTTTACTCCACAACAGTATAAAATAATAGAAAAATTTTTAAAGTTAGCTAAGAGGGTAAACATAACTTTATGCATGAACACCAGTAAAAATAAGGGAATGGATGGAGGAATATTTAACTTAACAGAAAAAACAGAAAAAAAACTTATAGACATAGCTATGAATAATAATATATCTTTAGATAAACCAGTAGAACTTTGGAAAAAACCGTATCCAAGATTTAAGGATAGTAAAGAAATTTCATACTTAGAGAGCAATTTTTTTAACTATAACTGCACACCTTATAAAGGACATACAAAGGATATAAAGATATTAAAAAGTGCTAACCTATATAGTGAAGTTGAAAATGTGGCTAAGGATATAATTAAGCTTTGTAGAGATAAGGGATTTAGATTTAAGGATATAGCAGTGGTAAGCAGAGACTTAGCTATATATGAAAATACCGTTAAGGCTATTTTTTCAGAATATGAAATACCTAATTTTATTGATAGAAAGAAGGATATTGATGATAACCCTTTAATAATATTAATAAAAGCGTCTATAGAGATATTTACAAAAAATTGGTCTTATCAATCTATATTTAGATATTTAAAAACGGGATTATTAGATATAGATGAAGAGGATATCTTCTTACTAGAAAATTATGTTTTAGCCTGTGGAATAAAAGGAAAAAATAAGTGGACAGGAGACAAGAAGTGGGAGAATTTTATAAGTTATAATTTCGAAAAAGAAATAGAAGATGAAGAAAAAGAAAAGATGTTACAAAGGATAAATGAAATAAGATATAAAGTAGCAGAGCCGCTTTTAGAACTTTGGAAAAACATTCATGGAAGGCATAAAGCAGTTCACATATGTACTTCAGCTTTTAATTTTTTATGTAGTATAGGAGTTCCAGAAAAGATAGAAAGCTGGGTAGATAAATTTAAAGAAGATGGAAATCAACAGTTAAGTAGGGAGTACAGTAGTATATGGAACTTAGTAATGGAGCTTTTAGATGAAGTTGTAGAGGTGGTTGGTGAAGAAGAAGTAACTTTAGAAGAATTTATTGATATTATAACCATAGGATTTAGCCATAATAAAATGGGACTCATACCTCCAGCGCTAGATCAAGTTTTAGTAAGTAGTATTGATAGAATAAAAAGCCATAACATAAAAGCTTTATATATAATAGGTGTAAATGATGGAATCTTTCCAAAGGGCAATTGGGAGGAAGGTGTATTTACAGATTTAGATAGAATTACATTAAGGAACTCAGGTATAGAACTAGCTAGTGATACCAAAACAAAAGCTTTAGAAGAACAATTTTTAATATATTCCTCTTTAACCATAGCTTCAGATTATTTGAGAATAAGTTATCCTATTGCAGATCATGAGGGCAAGGCGTTGAGACCATCAATGATAATATCTAGATTAAAAAGAGTTTATTCAAGAATAGAAGAACAGTGGGAAGAAATGGATGAAGCAAAAGTAGCATTAGAAAATATATATAGAAAAGTTCCTACTTTTAATAAATTAATAACCCTTATGAGAAGAGATAACAGTCTGAGTACTGTTGACCCAGTTTGGAAACAAGTACATCTTTGGTATAAAAATAATAGACAATGGAGAGAAACTTATAAAAGAGTTATTTCGGGATTTGAATATGATAACCAAATGAAAAAACTAAACAGTGATAGTGTACAAAAATTATATGGTAAAAATATTAGGCTTTCAGTTTCTAGATTGGAGAGATATGTAGAATGTCCGTTTGCATATTACATTCAATATGGATTAAAGGCAAAGGAAAGAAAGATATTTAAACTTAGTTCTCCAGACATAGGAACTTTTATGCATAAGGTAATAGATGATTTCTCGGAAACAGTGAGAAAAAATCAATTACATTGGGGAGATTTATCTAAAGAATGGTGTGAGAAAAATATAGATATATCTATAGATAAAATTATAAATGATACTTCAGGGTCCATATTGAATAGCTCAGCTAGATATAGATATCTTATGGAGAGACTTAAAAAGGTTTTACTAAGAGCAATATGGCTTATAGTTACCCATATGAAACAAAGTGGATTTCAGCCATTAGGATATGAAATGATATTTGGAGAAGATGGAGATTTTCCACCTATAGAAATATCACTTTCTAATGGAGAAAAGGTTAATTTAATTGGAAGGATAGATAGAGTTGATAAATTAGTGGGAGAGGAAGGAGTATTTTATAGAATTATAGACTATAAATCAGGTAATAAGGATTTTAAACTTTCAGATGTTTATTATGGACTTCAAATACAGCTTATAACTTATTTAGATGCTATAATAAAAGCTGGCAATGGGGAAAATGGGATTCCATCACTGCCTGCGGGAGTTTTATATTTTAAATTACAAGACCCTATTATAAAAGGAAATAAGAATTTAACAGAAGAAGAAATAGAAAAGGCTATTATGAAAGAGCTTAAAATGAAAGGGTTAATATTGAAGGATACTGAAATAGTGAAGGAAATGGATAGGGATATAGAAGGAATTTCTCTTATAATACCTGCAGAAATTAAAAAGGATGGAAATTTAAGTAGTAGGTCTTCTACAGCAACTAAGGAACAGTTTGAAGAACTTAGAGAACATGTAAGAAATAATTTAGTGAAGAGTTGTGAGCAAATGTTAGATGGGGATATAGGCATAAAGCCTTATAGGAAAAAGGAAAGCGTACCATGTAAATATTGTATATTTTCATCCATATGTCAATTTGATGATTCTATAGAAAGTAACAAATATAATTCAATAAAAGAATTAAAAGATCATGAAGTATGGGAAAAATTAGATGAAGAATTAGGCGGCAAAGATTCTGGAGAGGGTGATAATTAA